A stretch of the Sphingobacterium thalpophilum genome encodes the following:
- the rpmA gene encoding 50S ribosomal protein L27: protein MAHKKGAGSSKNGRESHSKRLGIKIFGGQQAIAGNIIVRQRGTQHNPDVNVGIGKDHTLFALVDGKVVFRKKANNKSYVSVIPTEQA, encoded by the coding sequence ATGGCACACAAAAAAGGTGCGGGTAGTTCTAAGAACGGCCGTGAGTCACATAGCAAGCGTTTAGGTATCAAAATCTTCGGTGGTCAGCAAGCAATCGCAGGTAACATCATTGTTCGCCAACGCGGTACGCAGCACAATCCTGATGTTAACGTCGGTATTGGTAAAGATCACACATTGTTCGCTTTAGTAGACGGTAAAGTAGTTTTCCGTAAGAAAGCGAACAATAAATCTTATGTTTCTGTAATTCCTACAGAGCAAGCATAA
- the rplU gene encoding 50S ribosomal protein L21, with the protein MYAIVNIAGQQFKVAKDQFLFVHRLQGDEGASIEFDNVLLAEDGGKFTIGTPSVAGAKVSAKILSHLKGDKVIVFKKKRRKGYKKKNGHRQQFSKIQITGITL; encoded by the coding sequence ATGTACGCAATAGTAAATATAGCAGGACAGCAATTTAAGGTTGCAAAAGACCAGTTCCTTTTTGTACACCGTTTACAAGGAGATGAAGGCGCTAGTATTGAATTTGACAATGTATTGTTAGCAGAAGACGGTGGTAAATTTACCATTGGTACACCTAGCGTTGCTGGTGCAAAAGTTTCAGCTAAAATTTTGTCTCATTTAAAAGGCGATAAAGTTATCGTTTTCAAGAAAAAACGTCGTAAAGGCTACAAAAAGAAAAACGGTCACCGTCAACAATTTTCTAAAATCCAGATCACTGGTATTACGTTATAA